The region CCAAACCGTAACAATATTTCCCAAACCTGTCCCCCAAAAAAGTCTCAGATGCGGGTGGCGCTGAAAAGGAGAAGGTAACTACAGTCGGGGAGTCGGAGAAAACCCGGCTGTCACAGATAGAGAAATCCCAAACGcgaaaagagaagagggtgCTGCGGCAGATGCACAACATTGGATGTACAATGACGTACTGCCCAATGTTCTGGACCAACCCATCACTTTACAGCTGTTCAAAGCCCTTAGGATATATCACAACAAAACCAGTGGGAAGATGCCACCTTCTACTTGATGATGTCTTCACGGTAAGAGATGCCAGGCTACCTATCCGTAAGCATCTTCCTATCGCATTCCTGGGGACTAAAAATCTGGTTCAAGAAAACCACATGTTGCAAGTCAATCACAACCATGTCAGATTCGGGACGCGCCAAGAGCGTTGAAAGCAGCCACATGCCCCCTCCATCTTCATAAATCTCTTGGCCTTGAATCCCAAAAATGAGACCTTCCCCAAACAAACTTTTCGGTCTACTAGTCTATCCTTTTGTAAACTACTTCAAGATATTTATTTTCCCTGCTGGCCAGACCGGTGGTGATTCACACCATCGGAGTCAGCAGTTGTTGAGAGATAAGCGTGTACGCCATCTGCTCGTGTTCTTTGAGCACACTCAGACGACCATGTTTCAGTTACGCCTTCGTTCAGCCACACCGAAGGTTACCACAACCATAAAATACTCCAACTTCCCTCAACTGCGCTACAACAAACATTGCTCCCGAGCTGCCATAACTATTAGAATGGCACCTCCAGAAGAACTCTCCAACGGCATGAAAACAGTAGAAACAAAATTATGacaaccccatcctctcTGTATTCTGTAATTCCTGTATACTGTATCAACTTCAAAAGCCTGTATGATATCACTTCCCACCCTTGACATCAAACCACCTTTTCCAGAACGCCTATGAAACTCAAATTCATTTCGCCCTTTCTACCAAGTCCATTACGCCAAGGGGCTCGTTCAAGTTGAAGGCTTCAAAGCCTCCCAGCCGCCAACTTCAACACCAGTATCATCCCCTAACAGGTCGACCGTCGATGTCATCGCCGACTTCCTAGGTGccggtggcggagggggggtcTGCTTCACAGTCTGTGGTTGCGCTGCCGTACCAAGCGGTTTGCGAATAGGTAGCTGCGGTCTCCGCTCAGTCCCACCTGGCTGGCCTGCCAAACCCGGGAGCGGTATGCCTCCAGCGGGTGTTGAGCGTCCTGAAGAGGTGATGCTGGCACTAGTGTTTGCTCGTCGGGGTAGttgtggtggcggtgggaaCTCATCTCTCAAACTCACGTTGCTAGAGGGTGGACCGTTCGAGAGAGACCCGGAAACCGTCGAGGTTGACCGGCGAGGAGGAAAGCCTGGCAGAGGAGTCTCTAAGCTATCTTGCAAAGCCTTCAAGTCCGACATCGAGCTGGAATGGTCATCTGCGTTTGGGGGAGACGACGAGGCCACAAGATGAGCTGGTTTCTTCGCTACAGGAGGTGCTGGCTTGTGTTTAATAGTTTGTTGAGCAGACTGCTGCGtgggctgctgttgttgctgcggcTCCGTCGGCTTCGAAGTAAGAGGCAGAACCGGCAGTCCATTCCCCACTGGTACACGCTTTTGGTGCAGTGCGGCGGTTGGGTTATTGACGGTTGATCCAGTACTCAAACCAGTTTGCCTGcgaggcggaggtggaggaggggccgcATCTGATTGGGTAGGCCTCGAATCCTCACTGATCGGCTTTCTTCCAACTTTGGCGGGCAGAGTGGATGGATCGAAAGGAGGGGGCAGCTTTCTTGGTGTCGTACTTGATGCCGAAGATGAGAGAAGAGCAGAGACATTAACATGCTCAAATGGCGAAGTTGACATGCTTGAGAAGGATGATAAACGAGATTCAGATCTTGGGACATTAACCCAATCCGGCTCATCCGTTGGCGCATACGGGTTAGGAGGACGCTTCGGGTTAAGAATCGTGATATATGCTGGGCTTTCGGGTTTGGGTGGGCTGATCTGTGAGCGTGCCATCTTTCCATTTTCAAGCCACCATTTCTGGCGGTCTGAACTTGATGGCGGAAGCCCGGGTTCGATAGCCTCATACCCGATCAAGTCTTCTTCATCCGACTCCTCTGTGGCAAGGTTTGCTGTTTCTCCGCCTACTTCGGCTCTCCGTCGCTCGTAGATCTGGCGACTGATCTTTTCTCGCAACCTTTCATTGACGATATCGACCTTGCATTCGAAGATGGCATACACGGGCCGGTGATCAGAGAAGCGCAGGGGAGCCGAGTTGTAGGCCAGCTGCCGGAGATTTGTCCCCTTGCGCAAAATGCGGTCTGTCCATGCCGGTATGCGTGCTTTCTCCCTATTCGAGTTATCAGTAACTGGCCTCACAACTATCGCCTGTGTCAGTCCGAACTTACGAGCTGTCAAAGTCATCAGTACCAACATCATACTTGTACGTTGGCATAAACATGATTCGTGCCTCGGAGTAGTACTGGAAAGCGAGCCCGGCCACCATTTGCAGATTTAGCTGGTCGTTTTCGAACAACCTCTCTAAATCCCTTTGCCTGACCAACTCCTTTGCCGGTTCAAGGCCTAGGCCAATACGGTAGTTGAAGTCACCAAACCATATGACAGATTCTACGTTTCATTGTTAGCAATGTTACCTTTTGAAGAGGTTGGGTCGCCAAACTGACCGTGATCCGCAATCCCCCTGTTTCTCTGGAACCGGAGACCTTGGTCAATGGTAGCATAGTCTCTATTCCGCTCATCGTAGTTGGCAAATCCAGCTGCGAGGTGAGCCGTGACGAAGCAGATTGGAGTATTGGCGAAATCCAGCCGAATAGCAACAGCTCCCTTGTTGCCTGCCATGCCCGACATTCCTGTCTTCTTGACGCTTCCTTCAACGTTCTTGATGTGATGGAGAACGGAGGCTTTCACAAAGATGAACAGCGCAGCCCCCACAAGCTGTCCACTCCGCAGTAACACATACTTTTCGTTCTCTTCTCGGCTGTAGTTGTGGTCCAGGGTTCTCTTAATAGCCTGCTCCCACATTTGTTTTCTCGTTGGGTCGCTGTTCATGATCTGCTGCGGGTTGAGCTCAACAATCTCCTGGAAGCCAATGGCAATGATTTCTGGCTGTTTGGACCGAGCCTCAGGGGGACAAAGCCACACTGACAAGTCCTCATCGATACCGTCCGTGCGTCCGTTCAGGTTGAAGGTCCCAACCAAGATGTTTATCGTCTCGTTTGTAGAAAATTCGCCACTCCGGCGCTGCAGTTCGCTGGCCACGTAATCACTAATGGGATCGTATAAAACAACTGGCGCCTGTCCAACAAGTCTACCAAGAAGTGTATCGATCGTGGTTTGCCGCGCCTTATCAGTGAAATTGTTGTGGTACAGTCTGGTTGCTGACTTCCGAACATCAGCGATGGCACCTGCAAGAGACATCTTGCCGTGACGAGTAAAAGACGACTTGAGGGCTCCGGTCCCCGCATAGATTTTCGAAAGAGAATCGCCGTTGTCTGCCCAGAGATTAGAATGCCTAGACCAAAAGTCTGATGTTGCATATTCCCCTCTATGACCAAGGAAAGATTCAACCGCCATCTGGGAAACGATAGTTTGAATGAGGTTGGTCCTGTCCAGGCAATCTAGACAGTTCGTGCGGAAGACACCCTCTTGCTGCAGCACCACAACATAACGGCGTGACTTTTCGGCCTTTTTTGAGCCATTGTTGTCCCCGGGTTCGTCTGATTCCTGGGCAAGGTAATAGGCAAACCCATCGGCTGAGCCTTCGATGTACCGACGAATCTCGTTAGCCGCCATATAACCTTGGGGGCCCTTTGTCTCAGCATGGAAATCATACTCTGTGTCCCTCAGCAACGCATGATCCCTCGACTGCACACCTTCAGGTCGGCTGAGAGGACAGTTATGAATGCCAACTCGATATAAGTTTGTGAGTTCGAATTCGCCCGGCTTGTTGGTTGCCAGAAGATTGATAACATGAACGGCCCCATACGCCTTCTCCAGATCAGCAAAATGCTTGTCAAAAGCGGGTTGAGTTCCATCTGCGGACCGAGTGATGGTGATCTTTTGTTGATTTGGAAGGAGCACAGCAGCCTGTTCCCAAAACACGGGCACAGAACCGCGGACCTGAACGTATGAGAAAACAACACCTCGTGGGCTCCAGTATGTCGTCTCGGTCTCGACAAAATTGGCCAcgttgccgtcgtcgtcgataCCACGCGCGTTGAAGCGTGTCCCGGCCCTCTTACACGAAAGACGGGAGGTGACGGTCAAATACGAGGGTAACCCTGTCTTTCCGGCTCTCAGGGGGGCAGAACTTTGTGGGATGGCCCAGCTTCTGCAGAAACCTCGAATAGCCGAAGTTAGGATCCTCGAGGCATCGAGGTCCTCTCTTGCCTGCTCTTGCAAACGGGAACGGAACTCGACAAGTGGGCGGATCATGAACGAATTCCACAAAAACGACTCGTCAAAATTGTCAATGTTGAATGCTTCAGCATCTGCCGGTCTGTGATACTGTTAGTATTGTCTTGGAGGTGCACACAACCAAACGTGAAACAAACCTGTCTTGCATCCGATTTGTGACATCAAAATCGGTGCTGTAGTAGAATGTACCATTGCTGAGTAGCTTTTGCAACTCCTGGCAAGGGTGCTCCACGATTTGATTTCTTCCCAAGCCCTGACCATACACAGACGCTGCATCGGAATCAGCATCATTGTAGGGATCGAGAGCAACAATGTCGTCGTATTCAGCCGAGTTTAAGCAAAAGAACTGAACAGCCTCTATCCTCTCCACAGTTTCCCCCGGCCGTATTGTCGCGACTCTCGATGCCTGTGTAATAACACACAGGAATACATCGCGCCCGATAGATATCAACCCCAAAGTTCCGTATATTGGTCTCGGTGTGAGAGGTCGATAGTCGTCCAGCAAATTATGCGACTTTGGTGAGAATTCGACCATACATTTGGTCGAGAGGCTGTCGAAGGTGTTTGTGCGTGTGCGAGCAGAAATTAGACCGAACCCatcagctgctgctgtgctaTGTCGTAGGATGAGGGCGTGCGTATTGGAGGCTATCGCAATGGCTCGGTGGGGGTAATCGCGGATGAGGATTTGGCTCGACTTCTCAGGAGACGGAGGTTGGCCAGCCCACAGGGCCGATGATGAAGTGCTGTAATCCATCTCTCTTTCGGGTCGAATCTTTGGGACCGAGCCTTCGATTCGACGTGCGCAACCGGCTTAGGCCCGGGAAGGGACAGCGGGAAGATGATGGTAGATGGCAACTGGTGGGGAGCTCATGGCGTCCCCGCTCACCAAGTTACAGCAAATACCCTTACGTGGTTTGCAAGCTTGGGAGAGAGGCACCTGAAGATGCTAGCAAAAAAAATCGAAAAGCAGTGAATAATCGAAGGTTGTCGAATGCTTCGACTTTCAGCCCGCTTGACAAGTTGCGGATGTGGTGTAGCGTAGTGTAAAGGTGGAACTTGACCCGACTCTGCTCTGTTACAGACCATGGTGTTGAACTGACGCCCAGTACCGGGCAGGTCTAAGCGCTATGGCCTATGCGTTGCTGGGCATTTTCAGCTGGGACTTCTCAGCCCTGTGTTACAGAGCCGCACGGAAGAAGTGGGGCAACCAATGGGAATCAGCATGATTCGGAGTGAATCAAGAGCGccgtggtgggtgggaagaGGCTGCTTTCTGCTTCGAGCATGTTGACTGATGACGGCCGTTCAGAGGACATGGGGATAATATTGGTTGTTAAGACGACCGACCGACATAAGAGAGGCAGTGTGTTTCAGAAATACGGCTGGTCTTGAGTTTAGTCCTGGACCTCTCTTCAGCACATCCACACAAACATGGACCGAGACAAAATTCCACTATATCTAGCAGCCGAACTATCTACTTGAGGACGTCCCATAGTAAACCATAAAAGTACTGAACGAGTCTCTTCAACTCCACGCCATCTGTTTTTAGTGCCCGAGACATAGTGGTTGCTGGTACACCAGCAGCTCACTGGCACAAGCATCTCGACGACAGCGAGAACTCGAAGgtgaaagagaagaagaaattaTTGTCATGTAGACTGGTGGCTTCAGATTTCATCAATGGTGAGATCATACCCTCCTATTTGGGGGGTCATCCTCTTCCTATCATATTTTGATTTTGTCATCATCACTAGCCTGATGGAAAAAAGAGGGAAGGAAAATTGAGACGGGCTCGAAAAAGTGTGTTATATGTGCACACTATGATTACCTAAGGAGGTCCATGCGCCCCCATTGAAGAGCGGCCCCACCTTCCAGCCGGAACGCGCCAAAAAAGTGGACCAATGCGTGCATCTGCCTCTGGGGTGCTGGCTGCTTTTTTGCGCCTGTGTTGCTGCTTCATCTTCCAGCCCCTTCATTCCAGCTCTGTCTCTTCCACTCACCCATCCGACGAAGCCTTTTATCATCGCGGTTCAAACGGTTCAGTACCTTCGATCATTGCGGACGATTGTTCTTTTTCCCAACAACCCGAGATTCAGCAAGTAGCTGTTTAAATACTTGCTCCATTCACCAAGCCTCGCCAGCCCTACTGCATCACCTCGCACACAACAACATCCGCAGCGATGGGCGACTTTAATAATTATGGCGGAACCGATGAGGAGAATTCGGAGATTGCCCGCCTCACGGCCGACGTCGTAAGTAATGAATAACCCGTCTACTTTTCAAGGCAATGCATCTAACTTCATTGCGCACGCAGGAAGCCGACACGGACAACTTTGAGAACTGGGAGAAGTTGATCCGCGCATGTGAGAGCCTTGACGGCGGTCTCAACCGGAATTCCAGTCCCCAAGCACTAGCTACACTTCGCAACTCTTACGACCGCTTCCTTCTCAAATTCCCCCTCCTGTTTGGCTACTGGAAGAAGTACGCCGACCTCGAGTTCAACATCGCTGGGCCCGAATCGGCCGAGATTGTCTACGAGAGAGGTTGcgccagcatcaccaactcgGTTGACCTCTGGACCGAATATTGCTCTTTCAAGATGGAAACGAcccacatcccccacctTGTAAGAGAGTAAGTATACTTGGACATTTCCTTCCCTATCCCAAGATCCCAAGACCTTCCTCACACGCAGCAATTCTGTCATGCGATGCCGCTCGCGGCCCGCCTGCCGAACCAAGCAAAAGATACTTCGAGCCCTCAACCCTCTCGACATGGTGAGAAACACCAAggcagcctcctccctgCTGAGATCGTTCTCTCACATTACTTGACCAGGATCTGCTGTGCTCAGCAGATGACTTTCCGTTCGCTGTGGCATTGTACCCGTTTTCTGTTCGCACATACCTCCGAGTTGCAGTTTGGTTGATTTGGATGGAAATGCGCCGCCTACACTTCAGATCCCTTCCTGTATTTGCCCATCCTTCCCAACCTGTCCATCCCTTCTCGATTCTGTTTACATTGTTCTAACTGATATGCTAGGCTTTTCGAGAGGGCGGCTACCCACATTGGTTTAGATTTTTTGTCGCACCCCTTTTGGGATAAGTATCTGGAGTATGAAACCAGACAAGAGGCGCACGACAAGATCTTTGACATCCTCAAGCGTGTCATTCACATCCCGATGCACCAGTACGCCCGCTACTACGAGCGATTCCGCCAACTTGCTCATACCCGGCCTCTCGAGGAGCTAGTTTCAGCTGAGGAGCTGGCCCGCTATCGCGCAGAAGTTGAGGACGAAGCCGTTCACCTCGGTTTGCAGAAGACTGAGCTGGAGGTCGAACGGGATATCAGGGGCAAGATCGACCAGTTCTTCTACTTGACTTTCCAGAACACTCAAACCGAGACAACAAAGCGGTGGACATACGAAGCCGAAATCAAGCGGCCATACTTTCACGTCACGGAGCTCGACCACTCACAGCTGGCCAACTGGCGCAAGTATCTCGATTTtgaagaggccgagggagATTACAACAGAATCGTCGTGCTGTATGAGAGATGTATGGTTACCTGTGCTCTTTATGACGAGATGTGGTTCCGGTATGCGCGCTGGATGGCTGGGCAGGAGggcaaggaagaagaggttaGGAACATCTACCTTCGCGCCGCTACGCTCTTCGTACCTATCAGCCGACCTGGTATCCGACTGCAGTTTGCGTATTTCGAGGAAGTGAACGACAGAGTCGATAGAGCGCGGGCCATTCATGAAGCTGTGCTGGACATACTGCCAGACAGCGTCGAGACGATCGTTTCGTGGGCTAATCTGGAACGTCGCCAGGCTGGTTTGGACGCCGCGATAGAGGTGTTGAGGGCTCAAATCGCCTCGCCTAGCGTGAGCATCTACACCAAGGCGGCCTGTGTCACTGAGTGGGCTACTTTGCTTTGGAAGGTTAAAGGATCCGTTGACGAAGCTCGTGCTGCCTTCTCCAAGGACGCTGACGCCTATGCCGACAGTCGACATTTCTGGCAACAGTGGTTTGACTTTGAGCTCCAGCAGCCCACCAACAGCGAGATGGAGACCAAGCACTTGGAGCTTGTCAAGAGGGTGTTCACCCAGATGTGCACCAAGAGCCGTCTCTCCCTCAGTATCAAACAGGAGCTTGGTCGTATTTACATGAACTACCTGCAAAATCGCGGAGGCAAGGAAGCGATGAAGGATTTCCTTGATGTCGATCGACAGATGTTTGGGTATGTTAATGCGGCACTCATGGATGAAAGCAAGTTGCTAACAAAGTTCAACAGGCCTCGCTCAGTATCGTTGGCTGCCAATGCAAAGGACGGCAAGGAGAATGGCGTGGTCCCCGAGTTGGACCCTACAAGTCGTCTAAAGGCCGAGGGCCGCTTTTACAACTACTATGAACTGCATGCGGATCCGGATGAGAATGCCCAAGGACTGGCGGATTTCAACTAAAGAAGGGCGTCGTGACAGCAAGAGTAATTTCAGATAATTCACATGATGCAGTTCTTGGGCGGCGGTTTTTTTGGATGATCTAGGCGGCCGAAATGTGCCCTTGGCTGGCGTGCTCAGGTTGTCATTTCATGATTCGTTGCGGATATTTTGACGGATAGAGTCTGAAGGTCGGTTGTCTCTATGGAAAAGCAGGTATGGTAATTCGGGTCCTAGTTTCTCTCACAGTTGTCTCGCCTTAAGGTTGCCCTGACTGGGGGACTTGTATgtagtttatataaataacAATATTTCAACCATGCCTTTATATGCCTGCCTTGACTACCTGCGCCCCAACATCCCAGTGAACTCGTGAGCAAGTTCCACAGAGAAAAGAAATGGAAATTCTCTCAAGCTTGGCATCACGTACATATCCCTGTAATTGGAAGGGTCGGTGTCGAGATTGCCGGAGCATCGTGAGATTTTCGTCGTTGAGGGCGCTTAGTAAGGCCTTCCAGTCCCAGGTTGCCACTTACACGGCTGCGAGGCTCAAACTTGGCGTGGTCGGAGATCCGAGGTGCTGACACAGCATTTGCCTCCCACGTTTTGAGCGTTTGATGGGATACCCACGCCTTTGCCTTGACACGTGCGTTCGCGTCTGGTACGCAGTTGGGCCAGCTCAGATGATGACACGTCTGGCCTCGACTCGTGACAGACACTGTGTAAGGCAGGCAAACATCAGATAATGCCCAGAGATGCGGAACCAAGATTCCGCAGGCGAGGCCAGGAATTATCCTCGACATGAAACTATGACAAACCATTACCCTCAGATAACCCTGATGCGGTGGAAGAAGCGTGACTACTGCAGACCCATCCCCATATCTTTTTTCCATCATGGACGGAGGGCGGCGGCATCGGGATCCCTTCCCTATCGGCGTCTAGATCGGAGTAAGCCGTTATCTCCTTGGACCCTGGCTTGTCTCACTGTTTTTTGATCGACCCACTGTGGGTTCCGGGGAC is a window of Podospora pseudopauciseta strain CBS 411.78 chromosome 1, whole genome shotgun sequence DNA encoding:
- the syj1 gene encoding Inositol-1,4,5-trisphosphate 5-phosphatase 1 (COG:U; EggNog:ENOG503NVRN), which produces MDYSTSSSALWAGQPPSPEKSSQILIRDYPHRAIAIASNTHALILRHSTAAADGFGLISARTRTNTFDSLSTKCMVEFSPKSHNLLDDYRPLTPRPIYGTLGLISIGRDVFLCVITQASRVATIRPGETVERIEAVQFFCLNSAEYDDIVALDPYNDADSDAASVYGQGLGRNQIVEHPCQELQKLLSNGTFYYSTDFDVTNRMQDRPADAEAFNIDNFDESFLWNSFMIRPLVEFRSRLQEQAREDLDASRILTSAIRGFCRSWAIPQSSAPLRAGKTGLPSYLTVTSRLSCKRAGTRFNARGIDDDGNVANFVETETTYWSPRGVVFSYVQVRGSVPVFWEQAAVLLPNQQKITITRSADGTQPAFDKHFADLEKAYGAVHVINLLATNKPGEFELTNLYRVGIHNCPLSRPEGVQSRDHALLRDTEYDFHAETKGPQGYMAANEIRRYIEGSADGFAYYLAQESDEPGDNNGSKKAEKSRRYVVVLQQEGVFRTNCLDCLDRTNLIQTIVSQMAVESFLGHRGEYATSDFWSRHSNLWADNGDSLSKIYAGTGALKSSFTRHGKMSLAGAIADVRKSATRLYHNNFTDKARQTTIDTLLGRLVGQAPVVLYDPISDYVASELQRRSGEFSTNETINILVGTFNLNGRTDGIDEDLSVWLCPPEARSKQPEIIAIGFQEIVELNPQQIMNSDPTRKQMWEQAIKRTLDHNYSREENEKYVLLRSGQLVGAALFIFVKASVLHHIKNVEGSVKKTGMSGMAGNKGAVAIRLDFANTPICFVTAHLAAGFANYDERNRDYATIDQGLRFQRNRGIADHESVIWFGDFNYRIGLGLEPAKELVRQRDLERLFENDQLNLQMVAGLAFQYYSEARIMFMPTYKYDVGTDDFDSSEKARIPAWTDRILRKGTNLRQLAYNSAPLRFSDHRPVYAIFECKVDIVNERLREKISRQIYERRRAEVGGETANLATEESDEEDLIGYEAIEPGLPPSSSDRQKWWLENGKMARSQISPPKPESPAYITILNPKRPPNPYAPTDEPDWVNVPRSESRLSSFSSMSTSPFEHVNVSALLSSSASSTTPRKLPPPFDPSTLPAKVGRKPISEDSRPTQSDAAPPPPPPRRQTGLSTGSTVNNPTAALHQKRVPVGNGLPVLPLTSKPTEPQQQQQPTQQSAQQTIKHKPAPPVAKKPAHLVASSSPPNADDHSSSMSDLKALQDSLETPLPGFPPRRSTSTVSGSLSNGPPSSNVSLRDEFPPPPQLPRRANTSASITSSGRSTPAGGIPLPGLAGQPGGTERRPQLPIRKPLGTAAQPQTVKQTPPPPPAPRKSAMTSTVDLLGDDTGVEVGGWEALKPST
- a CDS encoding hypothetical protein (COG:A; EggNog:ENOG503NVY7), whose translation is MGDFNNYGGTDEENSEIARLTADVEADTDNFENWEKLIRACESLDGGLNRNSSPQALATLRNSYDRFLLKFPLLFGYWKKYADLEFNIAGPESAEIVYERGCASITNSVDLWTEYCSFKMETTHIPHLIPRPSSHAAILSCDAARGPPAEPSKRYFEPSTLSTWLFERAATHIGLDFLSHPFWDKYLEYETRQEAHDKIFDILKRVIHIPMHQYARYYERFRQLAHTRPLEELVSAEELARYRAEVEDEAVHLGLQKTELEVERDIRGKIDQFFYLTFQNTQTETTKRWTYEAEIKRPYFHVTELDHSQLANWRKYLDFEEAEGDYNRIVVLYERCMVTCALYDEMWFRYARWMAGQEGKEEEVRNIYLRAATLFVPISRPGIRLQFAYFEEVNDRVDRARAIHEAVLDILPDSVETIVSWANLERRQAGLDAAIEVLRAQIASPSVSIYTKAACVTEWATLLWKVKGSVDEARAAFSKDADAYADSRHFWQQWFDFELQQPTNSEMETKHLELVKRVFTQMCTKSRLSLSIKQELGRIYMNYLQNRGGKEAMKDFLDVDRQMFGPRSVSLAANAKDGKENGVVPELDPTSRLKAEGRFYNYYELHADPDENAQGLADFN